CCCATGTTCGATGAAGTGCTGACGCCCCCTGTGTCCACCGAGGGAGCTGAGTGACAGGCGCGGCCAGCCCGGTTTGGTGGGCGCGCTGGGGACCGCTCAGCGCGTGGCTGGCCGCAAGCCGGCCGCCCCTCTCGCCGCCCATCCTGCTCCTCTCCTTCCCCCGCAGCGGCTCCAGTTGGCTGGGCGAAACCCTGGGCCAGGCCGCCAACGCGCTCTATCTGCGCGAACCGATCAACCTGAGCTACCAGGCGGACGGCGGCCGCGGCACGGTGGTGGAAATTGACCCGGCCCGCCCGCTGCCGGCCTATCGCCTTGCCGCCACCCGCGCCTTTCACGGCATCCCCGCGTTCAAGCCCGGCATCGTGCAATGGCCCGACCAATGGCGCCTGGCCCAACGGTCACAGCGACGGGTCGTGATCAAAGAGGTCAACCCGCGGGCCTGCCCCTGGTTCCTGGCCGCGTTCCGGCCGCGCGTCGTCTTCCTGGTGCGCCATCCCGCCGCGGTCTGTTTGAGCTACCGCCGCATGGGTTGGTGGCAGGGAACCACGCCTGAGCAGTGGGAGGGGCACGGCGCTCGTCAGGCCGGCGCCTTGCGCGTGGCATTGGACGCGCTGCGTGAATACCCCGACCAGCGCATCGTGACCTACGAAGACCTCTGCGCTGAACCCATGACGGCTTTTCGTTCGCTGTTCGCCTTCTGCGCCCTGACATGGGACGCGGGCAGTGAGGCGTTCATCCAGCGCCACACCACGCAGGGAGACGATGCGCCCGGCAGCACAAGCCGTCACAGCCAGGCCATGCCCGACGCCTGGCGCGGCCGCGTCAGCGCGGAGGAACTGGCCGCGCTGCGCCGCGGTTTCGCCGCCGCGTCCCTGCCCTGGTACAACCATGACGACGATTGGTAACATCCAACCATGACTACTGTGAGCGTCATCATTCCGGCCTTCAACCAGGCCGCCTATCTGCTCGAAGCCGTGGCTAGCGCACAGGCGCAAACCCTGCCGCCCGCGCAAATCATCGTCATTGACGACGGCTCCACCGACGCCACGCCGAAGATTCTGGCCGAGCTTTGCGCGGACCATGCCCATGAAGACGGCCGCCGAATGAATTCGGGGCAGGGGGGCGTTCCGCCGCCAGGTCGGCCTGCGCCGACCGACATCGCGTCCACGCAGGTGGACGCCCGGCGGCACGCCCGTCAGGGGCGATTTCAATCGCTCCGCGTCGTCCGCCAGGACAACCAGGGCCTGGCCCGCGCGCGCAACCGCGGCCTGCAGATGGCGCAGGGCGAGTTGATCGCCTTCCTCGACGCCGACGACCGCTGGCAGCCAGAATACCTCGCCACAATGACCGCCCTGCTGGCGCAACACCCAACCGCCGTGGCCGCCTATGCCGCCTGGCAGTACATGGACGCCGACGGCGCGCTGCTGCCGCAGATCATCATCCCTTACGAGGGCGCGGCGCTGACCCTGGACAGCGACATCACCTGGCGCAATGCGCTGGTGCCCTCCGGCGTGGTGGTGCGCCGCGCCGCGCTTGCCCGCAGCGGGGACTTCGACCCTGCCTTCTCCGGCTGTGCGGATTGGGACCTCTGGCTGCGCCTGCTGGCCCAGGGGCCGTTCGTCGGCGCCCCCGCTGTCCTGGTGTACTATCGCACGCACGGCGACAACATGTCCGACAACGTCGAGCGCATGGAGGATGAGCGCCTGCGCGTGTACCACAAGTTCTTGCAACGGCCGGCCGCTGAGCCTGTCAACCCGGCCGCCTGGCCGCAGCCCGGGCCGCAGTGGGCCGGCTACACCTACTTCCTCTCCGCGCTCGCCTACCTGCGCCAGGGCGACTCCGCACGCGGCGCGGAGCGCATCGAGGCCGCGGCGGCGCTGTGGCCGGGGCTGCTCGATCAGGACGAGTTCTATTACGAACTGGCCTGCTGTCGCCAGCCGCGCGGTTTCAGCGGCGCGGCGCAGGGCCTCGATCTGGCGGAGAGCGGGGCGCGCATCCAGCGCCTGTTGGACGCCGATTTGCCCGCGCTCAGCGCCGGTCAGGCCAGGCAGGCCTGGGGCCGGGCCGGGCTGGCCCTGGCCCAACTCGGCGCAGTGACCGGCGACCGCCCCGCGCAGCGGCGCTTTGCCTGGCAAGCCCTGCGTTTTGGCGCGCCGGTCGTGCGTCGCCTGGCCGGCCGGCGCCTGCTGCGCAGTTTCGTGCCCGACGCCTGGCGCCGCAAGCGCAGTCGGCCATGAACCTGGTCTTCCTGAGCAACGGCTTTCCCCCGCGCCACACGGCCGGCACCGAAAACTACACAGCCGGTATTGCGAGCGCCCTGGCCCAGGCCGGCCACCGCGTGAGCGTCATCTGCGTGGGCGAGTGGGACAGCGGCCTGCAGCCGGTCAACGGCGTGACGCGTGACACTTACCAGGGCGTGGCGGTGGCGCGCCTCGACGCCAACTGGACGGCCGGGCCGGACCCCAACCGCTACCTGTACGACAACCCGGTCATGGCCGCCCAGGTGGGCGCCCTGCTCGACGAGATGCAGCCGGACCTGGTTCACATCACCTCCTGCGCCACCCTGTCGGCCAGCGTCATCCGCGTGGTCAAGCAGCGCGGCCTGCCCCTGGTCATCACCCTGACCGATTACTGGTTCATCTGCCCGCGCATCTCGCTCCTGCACGCGGATGGGCATGTCTGCGATGGGCAAACGAG
The sequence above is drawn from the Candidatus Amarolinea dominans genome and encodes:
- a CDS encoding sulfotransferase → MTGAASPVWWARWGPLSAWLAASRPPLSPPILLLSFPRSGSSWLGETLGQAANALYLREPINLSYQADGGRGTVVEIDPARPLPAYRLAATRAFHGIPAFKPGIVQWPDQWRLAQRSQRRVVIKEVNPRACPWFLAAFRPRVVFLVRHPAAVCLSYRRMGWWQGTTPEQWEGHGARQAGALRVALDALREYPDQRIVTYEDLCAEPMTAFRSLFAFCALTWDAGSEAFIQRHTTQGDDAPGSTSRHSQAMPDAWRGRVSAEELAALRRGFAAASLPWYNHDDDW
- a CDS encoding glycosyltransferase family 2 protein yields the protein MTTVSVIIPAFNQAAYLLEAVASAQAQTLPPAQIIVIDDGSTDATPKILAELCADHAHEDGRRMNSGQGGVPPPGRPAPTDIASTQVDARRHARQGRFQSLRVVRQDNQGLARARNRGLQMAQGELIAFLDADDRWQPEYLATMTALLAQHPTAVAAYAAWQYMDADGALLPQIIIPYEGAALTLDSDITWRNALVPSGVVVRRAALARSGDFDPAFSGCADWDLWLRLLAQGPFVGAPAVLVYYRTHGDNMSDNVERMEDERLRVYHKFLQRPAAEPVNPAAWPQPGPQWAGYTYFLSALAYLRQGDSARGAERIEAAAALWPGLLDQDEFYYELACCRQPRGFSGAAQGLDLAESGARIQRLLDADLPALSAGQARQAWGRAGLALAQLGAVTGDRPAQRRFAWQALRFGAPVVRRLAGRRLLRSFVPDAWRRKRSRP